The following proteins are co-located in the Candidatus Deferrimicrobiaceae bacterium genome:
- a CDS encoding PEP-CTERM sorting domain-containing protein: protein MKRILLPALALFAASALFASHANAAAILYLSDGTNVRTITDGGVGDQNPVVGAVSFVGSFGSWALDVSTGVSKPLLGSVRSPEMDLNTIAIGLGFLDVAFLDDKFSVANMGFRSDIDGNSFNSVGSVTAITGVAKPTPAPFALDSIISFNFIDVPGKIHGTGFGTATLTPTDFLFLGATINHGEMGTTSFDYHTAVPEPGTMMLLGSGLIGLIGFGRRRFTA, encoded by the coding sequence ATGAAACGTATTTTGTTACCTGCCTTGGCACTCTTCGCCGCATCGGCCTTGTTTGCGTCGCATGCGAATGCGGCCGCGATTCTTTACCTGAGCGACGGCACCAACGTGAGGACCATCACCGACGGGGGGGTGGGCGACCAAAATCCGGTCGTTGGTGCGGTCAGCTTCGTGGGCAGTTTCGGAAGCTGGGCTCTGGATGTTTCCACGGGGGTCTCGAAACCGCTCCTCGGGAGTGTGCGCTCACCGGAAATGGACCTCAACACCATCGCAATCGGTCTCGGTTTTCTGGATGTCGCGTTTCTGGATGACAAGTTCTCGGTCGCCAATATGGGGTTCCGATCCGATATCGATGGCAACTCCTTCAATTCGGTCGGTTCGGTCACGGCGATCACGGGCGTCGCTAAACCGACGCCTGCTCCGTTTGCTCTGGACAGCATCATTTCTTTCAATTTTATCGATGTGCCCGGCAAGATTCACGGCACCGGATTCGGCACCGCCACGTTGACGCCAACCGATTTCCTCTTCCTCGGTGCCACGATCAACCACGGAGAAATGGGAACGACCTCCTTCGATTACCACACGGCTGTTCCCGAGCCGGGCACGATGATGCTGCTCGGCAGCGGGCTCATCGGCCTCATCGGCTTCGGCCGGCGTCGGTTCACGGCGTAA
- the cysK gene encoding cysteine synthase A: MGNVYNDNSQSIGNTPLIRLNHMTEGAKAIVLVKVEGRNPAYSVKDRIGENMITDAEKRGVLKPGVQIIEPTSGNTGIALAYVAAARGYKLTLTMPETMSIERRRVLGALGANLVLTPGAEGMKGAIEKAEAIKASDPDKWFLPQQFKNPANPEIHEKTTGPEIWNDTDGAVDVIVSGVGTGGTLTGISRYIKKTKGKAIISVAVEPKESPVITQKLAGEPLKPGPHKIQGIGAGFIPDTLDLTLVDRVETVSGDEAIETAKRLGREEGILVGISSGAATAVALRLAKLPEFAGKTIVVILPDLAERYLSTALFEGV; the protein is encoded by the coding sequence ATGGGCAACGTGTACAACGACAATTCGCAGTCGATCGGGAACACTCCGCTGATCCGGCTCAACCATATGACGGAGGGCGCGAAGGCGATCGTGCTCGTCAAGGTCGAGGGGCGCAATCCGGCTTACTCGGTCAAGGACCGGATCGGCGAGAACATGATCACGGACGCCGAGAAGCGGGGCGTGCTCAAGCCCGGCGTGCAGATCATCGAGCCGACCAGCGGCAACACCGGCATCGCGCTGGCGTACGTCGCCGCGGCGCGCGGCTACAAGCTCACGCTGACGATGCCCGAGACGATGAGCATCGAACGACGGCGGGTGCTCGGTGCGCTGGGCGCCAATCTGGTGCTGACGCCGGGCGCGGAAGGGATGAAGGGCGCGATCGAAAAGGCTGAGGCGATCAAGGCGTCCGACCCGGACAAGTGGTTCCTGCCGCAGCAGTTCAAGAATCCCGCGAATCCCGAGATCCACGAAAAGACGACGGGGCCCGAAATCTGGAACGATACCGATGGTGCGGTCGATGTGATCGTCTCCGGCGTCGGCACGGGCGGCACCCTCACCGGCATCTCGCGCTACATCAAGAAGACGAAGGGCAAGGCGATCATTTCGGTGGCGGTCGAACCGAAGGAGAGCCCGGTCATTACGCAGAAACTGGCCGGTGAACCGCTGAAGCCGGGCCCCCACAAGATCCAGGGGATCGGGGCGGGATTCATCCCCGACACGCTCGATCTGACGCTGGTCGACCGCGTCGAGACGGTCAGCGGAGACGAGGCGATCGAGACCGCGAAGCGGCTCGGCAGGGAAGAAGGGATTCTGGTCGGCATCTCCTCGGGCGCCGCGACGGCGGTGGCTCTTCGGCTGGCGAAACTGCCCGAGTTTGCGGGCAAGACGATCGTTGTCATCCTGCCCGACCTGGCCGAGCGTTACCTGTCGACGGCGCTGTTCGAGGGGGTCTAG
- a CDS encoding Fic family protein: MILPDYPKRIDLSSSESFTIQVGVDLSSLQILLNHIEAAKIRFDRAPLLPRVVSLLEREIHVCSVSYTHRIEGGLLSESETDAALRIQPGEPCSESQLRVINIGTACKMAREETASTGWRLTGGYIRSIHEILSEGVTHERNRPGQLRDGNIETPIPVGDEGHGGRYIPPQFAADIERLLDGLIAWHDEITSYGVPALIRAPLVHFYFELIHPFWAGNGLVGRLLEASILYSSGYGLAAFCLWRYYAERVDRYYALFNESRKAAVRGEAKPFTPIVSFHLEAMLTSFLRKLERVSGITGTLLFEGELRRLRDENGINLRQYAIVTHLMASLTPISLDQLRRSPWYEEIYRRLADKTKQRDLRQLREAKLLSLDDSGFLRPGYTRPPM; encoded by the coding sequence ATGATCTTGCCGGATTATCCCAAGCGGATCGATCTGTCCTCCTCGGAGTCGTTCACCATCCAGGTCGGAGTCGACCTTTCATCGCTCCAAATTCTCCTGAACCACATCGAAGCGGCGAAGATCCGTTTCGATCGCGCGCCGCTTCTCCCGAGAGTGGTTTCCTTGCTCGAAAGGGAAATCCACGTCTGCAGCGTTTCCTATACCCATCGGATCGAGGGAGGCCTGCTGTCCGAGTCCGAAACCGACGCAGCCCTCCGTATACAACCCGGTGAACCCTGTTCCGAATCCCAGTTGCGGGTGATCAATATCGGGACCGCCTGCAAGATGGCCAGGGAAGAAACGGCGTCCACCGGCTGGCGGTTGACCGGGGGGTATATCCGGTCGATTCACGAAATCCTGTCCGAAGGCGTCACGCACGAGCGCAACCGGCCCGGTCAGCTGCGCGACGGCAACATCGAGACACCGATTCCGGTCGGCGATGAAGGCCACGGGGGACGATATATTCCCCCGCAATTCGCAGCCGATATCGAGCGGCTGCTTGACGGGCTCATCGCGTGGCACGACGAAATCACGAGTTATGGCGTTCCTGCGCTGATCCGGGCGCCGCTGGTCCACTTCTACTTCGAGCTTATTCACCCGTTCTGGGCCGGCAACGGCCTGGTCGGGCGCCTTCTGGAAGCCTCGATCCTCTACTCGTCCGGCTACGGGCTTGCCGCCTTCTGCCTCTGGCGTTATTACGCTGAGCGGGTCGACCGATATTACGCGCTGTTCAACGAATCCCGGAAGGCAGCGGTTCGGGGCGAGGCCAAACCCTTCACACCGATCGTATCGTTCCATCTGGAAGCGATGCTGACGTCGTTCCTCCGGAAACTCGAACGAGTCAGCGGGATCACGGGCACGCTCCTGTTCGAGGGGGAGCTTCGTCGACTTCGTGACGAGAACGGGATCAACCTGCGCCAATACGCGATTGTGACCCACCTGATGGCGTCCCTGACCCCGATCTCCCTCGATCAACTTCGCCGGTCCCCCTGGTACGAGGAAATCTATCGCAGGCTGGCCGACAAGACGAAGCAGCGCGACCTGCGCCAGCTTCGGGAAGCGAAGCTCCTGTCTCTAGACGATTCGGGTTTCCTGAGACCCGGATACACCCGGCCCCCGATGTAA
- a CDS encoding chorismate mutase, which produces MEINEVRKRIDLLDDVLLRIFNERARLALEIGHLKKGLGLPVYDPAREKRVFTRMKEDNPGPLDDGAIVRLFERVVDESRRLERIMSQEEGHDEC; this is translated from the coding sequence ATGGAAATCAACGAAGTGCGGAAACGGATCGACCTGCTCGACGATGTGTTGCTGCGCATCTTCAACGAGCGGGCCCGGCTGGCGCTCGAGATCGGCCATCTCAAAAAAGGTCTCGGCCTGCCGGTGTACGACCCGGCGCGGGAGAAACGGGTCTTCACTCGCATGAAAGAAGACAACCCGGGACCGCTCGACGACGGCGCGATCGTGCGGCTGTTCGAGCGGGTCGTCGACGAATCGCGGCGGCTCGAGCGCATCATGTCGCAGGAGGAAGGACACGACGAATGCTGA
- a CDS encoding glutamine--tRNA ligase/YqeY domain fusion protein codes for MAENLDFIREIVRRDMESGLHGGRVVTRFPPEPNGFLHIGHAKSICLNFGIARDFGGVCHLRFDDTNPETEDMAFVESIKRDVRWLGFDWADNQFFASDYYEQLYGFAVRLIEDGKAYVDSLTESEIREYRGTVNDPGRDSPYRSRSVADNLDLFARMRAGEYPDGAHILRGKIDMAAANMKLRDPLLYRIRHTSHYRTGDAWCIYPMYDFAHPLSDAIEGITHSICTLEFENNRAIYDWLLEALFDGPRPHQYEFARLNLDYAVMSKRKLLQLVEEKFVSGWDDPRMPTIAGLRRRGYTPEGIRLFAARIGVDKSNSRVSIDLLEDALRDDLNARCPRVMAILRPLEATITDLPEGETEWLDAPFWPRDLGRAESRKLPLTRRIFIEQTDFSENPPEGWLRLSPGGEVRLANGGFIRCDAVVRDPADGRVTGLRCSRVADGPAAGGKKKRGAAIQWLSSAHAVPAEIRLYDHLCTVANPEDAAEGKTFKDFLNPDSIRMLPGAFVEPGLAGAQPGERFQFVRHGYFVADEVDSKPGAPVFNRIIELRDGYKAHKAAATSPPPAAPKPDRPKTAPRPSAEASGTLSDERLRARAADPSLAERHERYLGALGLTPEQADVLSGSRAVADFFDAALSAHANAKSVANWVANDLLRELKGKTIESLPFGPAELAELVALADRQAITTPAARTIFGEMMSGGGRPSEIAARLGLDRVLSESEIEVVIDSLLDSLREKVDEYRAGKTNLLGMFTGHAMRATAGKADPQAVQKILKIKLG; via the coding sequence ATGGCAGAAAACCTCGACTTCATCCGCGAAATCGTCCGGCGCGACATGGAATCCGGCCTCCACGGCGGTCGCGTCGTCACGCGCTTCCCTCCCGAGCCGAACGGCTTCCTGCATATCGGTCACGCGAAGTCGATCTGCCTCAATTTCGGCATCGCCCGCGACTTTGGCGGCGTCTGCCATCTCCGCTTCGACGACACCAACCCCGAGACAGAGGACATGGCCTTCGTCGAGTCGATCAAGCGCGACGTGCGCTGGCTCGGCTTCGACTGGGCCGACAACCAGTTCTTCGCTTCCGACTATTATGAGCAGCTCTACGGTTTCGCCGTTCGTCTCATCGAGGACGGCAAGGCCTACGTCGACAGCCTGACCGAATCCGAGATCCGCGAATACCGGGGAACGGTCAACGATCCCGGGCGCGATAGCCCATACCGCAGCCGCAGCGTTGCCGATAATCTCGACCTGTTTGCCCGCATGCGCGCCGGCGAGTATCCTGACGGTGCCCACATCCTGCGCGGGAAGATCGACATGGCGGCCGCCAACATGAAACTCCGCGACCCCCTCCTTTACCGGATCCGTCATACCTCGCACTATCGAACCGGCGACGCCTGGTGCATCTACCCCATGTACGACTTCGCGCATCCCCTTTCCGACGCCATCGAAGGCATTACCCACTCGATCTGCACGCTCGAGTTCGAGAACAACCGTGCGATCTACGACTGGCTCCTCGAAGCCCTGTTCGACGGCCCGCGCCCGCATCAATACGAATTCGCCCGTCTCAACCTCGACTACGCGGTGATGAGCAAACGAAAGCTGCTGCAGCTCGTCGAGGAAAAGTTCGTCTCCGGTTGGGACGACCCCCGCATGCCGACCATCGCCGGGCTTCGCCGACGGGGATACACACCCGAGGGCATTCGCCTCTTTGCCGCTCGTATCGGCGTCGACAAGTCCAACAGCCGCGTCAGCATCGACCTGCTCGAGGACGCCCTCCGCGACGACCTCAACGCCCGCTGCCCCCGCGTCATGGCAATCCTTCGTCCGCTCGAAGCGACGATCACCGACCTGCCCGAAGGCGAGACCGAGTGGCTCGACGCCCCCTTCTGGCCTCGGGACCTGGGCCGGGCCGAAAGCCGCAAGCTTCCGTTGACCCGCCGGATCTTCATCGAGCAGACCGACTTCAGCGAGAACCCGCCCGAGGGCTGGCTTCGCCTGTCGCCCGGCGGCGAGGTCCGGCTCGCAAACGGCGGCTTCATCCGGTGCGACGCGGTGGTCCGCGACCCGGCCGACGGGCGGGTAACCGGCCTGCGCTGCAGCCGCGTCGCCGACGGGCCGGCCGCAGGCGGCAAGAAGAAACGGGGCGCCGCCATCCAGTGGCTGTCCTCGGCGCACGCGGTCCCGGCCGAGATCCGCCTTTACGATCATCTCTGCACGGTTGCCAATCCGGAAGATGCCGCGGAAGGGAAAACGTTCAAGGACTTCCTGAACCCCGATTCGATCCGGATGCTGCCGGGGGCGTTCGTCGAGCCGGGGCTGGCCGGCGCGCAGCCGGGGGAGCGTTTCCAGTTCGTGCGCCACGGCTACTTCGTCGCCGACGAGGTGGATTCGAAGCCGGGCGCCCCGGTGTTCAACCGCATCATCGAGCTACGCGACGGCTACAAGGCCCACAAGGCGGCCGCGACTTCGCCGCCCCCCGCCGCCCCGAAGCCGGACCGCCCGAAAACGGCGCCCCGCCCCTCGGCCGAAGCGTCCGGCACGCTTTCCGACGAGCGGCTCCGAGCGCGTGCGGCCGATCCATCGCTTGCCGAGCGCCACGAGCGCTACCTCGGCGCGCTCGGCCTGACGCCGGAGCAGGCCGACGTCCTATCGGGTTCCCGGGCCGTTGCCGATTTCTTCGACGCCGCCCTATCGGCGCACGCCAATGCGAAATCCGTCGCCAACTGGGTGGCAAACGACCTGCTGCGGGAGCTGAAGGGAAAGACCATCGAAAGCCTGCCATTCGGGCCGGCCGAGCTGGCCGAGCTTGTCGCGCTGGCCGACCGGCAGGCGATCACGACCCCTGCGGCCCGGACGATCTTCGGCGAAATGATGTCCGGCGGGGGAAGGCCATCGGAGATCGCGGCGCGACTCGGTCTCGACCGGGTTCTTTCCGAATCCGAGATCGAGGTGGTGATCGACTCGCTGCTCGATTCGCTTCGTGAAAAGGTCGACGAATACCGGGCCGGGAAGACCAACCTGTTGGGGATGTTTACGGGCCATGCGATGCGGGCTACGGCCGGGAAGGCCGATCCGCAGGCCGTTCAGAAAATCCTGAAGATCAAGCTGGGGTGA
- a CDS encoding multicopper oxidase domain-containing protein, whose translation MAKTRFKIAAVLVATLGTGAAWASTLIPQTVVPGACIPQFATPLLSFGPGTKAALPRVDALKHPVLTIKMKESNRPVLPPPTPAIPYPSNYFDVPSQSNLVCPTVTIDNTRIWAYETSDGITGKVLGPAFWPAVTLEIRRNIPTLVNYVNELPSFDNNNPTGPGMLQGLVTVDQTIDLANPYLLPNQMACAPPLKCNEPYVGAVPSVPHLHGGEVPPQFDGGPSAWFTSALSGGFRGPTYSSLWPVGAGKALYFYNNTQEAGTPWFHDHSMGATRTNVYSGLAGFYFIRDPAREPANLPQGDYEVEMAIQDRQFDNNSQLFFPDGSGADAGVTNLNGTPGNPSVHPFWIPEFFGDVAVVNGSPWPVKEVEPRRYRFRIVEGSNARMYNMTFLADNGSKAPVYVIGSDDGYLNKPVPADPLFMAPGERYDVIVDFTGLTGRTITVTNDAAAPFPSGMSPVPYKVANPGDNCFFGFPSDNTTGMCPADQPTMAKIMQFKVVLPLLSADKSCNPSALSNNCSRPVPYVRLTDGKGNAAAGINLAALPKRQLILKEHAGPGGPLEVLVNNTYYMGNMSPSVKALGRADGVTELPRVGTTELWEIINLTMDAHPMHTHLAQFQVLDRQTFNDNTMVATDPNSYPLDWAAAFGPVLPAFCDNVLPDNPCPGYGPPAPYNLLNGDGALGGNPALSPYLSNALHPPAAPAPWESGWKDTAKAYPGQVMRMLVRFAPTSASVASATPGKNLYPFDPTVGDGYVWHCHIIDHEDNDMMRPYKVIK comes from the coding sequence ATGGCAAAGACGAGATTCAAGATCGCTGCAGTATTGGTCGCCACTCTGGGGACCGGGGCCGCCTGGGCGAGCACGCTTATCCCGCAGACCGTCGTGCCGGGTGCGTGCATTCCGCAATTCGCCACACCGCTACTTTCATTCGGGCCGGGAACGAAAGCGGCATTGCCGCGGGTCGACGCTCTCAAGCACCCCGTGCTCACGATCAAGATGAAAGAGTCGAATCGGCCGGTGCTTCCGCCGCCGACGCCAGCCATCCCCTATCCGTCGAATTATTTCGACGTTCCCTCGCAGAGCAATCTGGTTTGCCCGACGGTGACCATCGACAACACCCGGATCTGGGCCTATGAGACCTCCGACGGCATTACGGGCAAGGTGCTCGGCCCCGCGTTCTGGCCGGCCGTCACGCTCGAGATCCGGCGGAACATCCCGACGCTCGTGAACTACGTCAACGAGCTGCCCTCGTTCGACAACAACAATCCGACCGGGCCGGGCATGCTCCAGGGGTTGGTCACAGTCGACCAGACGATCGACCTGGCCAATCCATACCTGCTTCCGAACCAGATGGCCTGCGCCCCCCCGCTCAAGTGCAACGAGCCGTACGTGGGCGCGGTCCCGTCCGTGCCGCACCTTCACGGCGGCGAAGTGCCTCCCCAGTTCGACGGGGGGCCGAGCGCATGGTTCACATCCGCCCTCAGCGGCGGATTCAGGGGGCCCACTTACAGCTCGCTTTGGCCCGTGGGCGCCGGCAAGGCGCTCTACTTCTACAACAATACCCAGGAGGCCGGAACCCCGTGGTTCCACGACCATTCCATGGGCGCAACGCGGACCAATGTCTACAGCGGTTTGGCTGGTTTCTACTTCATCCGTGATCCCGCCAGGGAGCCGGCCAATCTCCCGCAGGGCGACTACGAAGTCGAAATGGCGATCCAGGACCGCCAGTTCGACAACAACAGCCAGCTGTTCTTCCCTGACGGAAGCGGCGCTGACGCCGGCGTGACCAACCTGAACGGTACTCCGGGGAACCCTAGCGTGCACCCCTTCTGGATCCCCGAATTCTTCGGAGACGTCGCGGTCGTCAACGGTTCGCCCTGGCCGGTCAAGGAAGTCGAGCCGCGCCGGTATCGCTTCCGGATCGTCGAAGGCTCCAACGCCCGCATGTACAATATGACCTTCCTGGCCGACAACGGCTCCAAGGCGCCCGTCTATGTGATCGGCTCAGACGACGGTTACCTCAACAAGCCGGTCCCGGCCGACCCGCTGTTCATGGCGCCCGGCGAGCGCTACGACGTTATCGTCGATTTCACCGGGCTGACCGGCAGGACGATCACGGTGACCAATGACGCCGCCGCACCGTTCCCGAGCGGTATGTCGCCCGTGCCGTACAAGGTGGCAAATCCGGGTGACAATTGCTTCTTCGGATTCCCCTCCGACAACACCACCGGCATGTGCCCGGCCGACCAGCCGACGATGGCCAAGATCATGCAGTTCAAGGTGGTCCTCCCGCTTCTGAGCGCAGACAAAAGTTGCAACCCTTCCGCCCTTTCGAACAATTGCTCCCGCCCCGTGCCGTATGTCCGCCTGACCGACGGAAAAGGGAATGCGGCAGCCGGGATCAACCTGGCCGCCCTTCCGAAGCGTCAACTGATCCTCAAAGAGCACGCGGGACCAGGCGGTCCGCTCGAAGTGCTGGTCAATAACACCTATTACATGGGCAACATGTCGCCAAGCGTGAAAGCCCTCGGACGTGCCGACGGCGTCACCGAACTGCCGCGGGTGGGGACCACCGAGCTGTGGGAGATCATCAACCTGACGATGGACGCGCACCCGATGCACACCCACCTGGCGCAGTTCCAGGTCCTCGATCGCCAGACCTTCAACGACAACACAATGGTCGCCACCGATCCAAACTCCTACCCGCTCGACTGGGCGGCAGCCTTCGGACCCGTGCTTCCGGCATTCTGCGATAACGTCCTTCCGGACAACCCGTGCCCCGGCTACGGCCCGCCGGCACCTTACAACCTCCTGAACGGAGATGGCGCCCTGGGCGGCAACCCGGCGCTCAGCCCGTACCTCAGCAACGCGCTTCATCCCCCCGCAGCACCTGCTCCCTGGGAGTCCGGCTGGAAAGACACGGCCAAGGCGTATCCCGGCCAGGTCATGCGGATGCTGGTACGTTTCGCCCCGACCAGCGCTTCGGTGGCCTCGGCAACCCCCGGCAAAAACCTTTACCCGTTCGACCCGACGGTCGGAGACGGATACGTGTGGCATTGCCACATCATCGATCACGAAGACAACGACATGATGCGGCCGTACAAGGTCATAAAGTAA
- a CDS encoding Rrf2 family transcriptional regulator has protein sequence MISKKTKYALKALGYLAEHSTGEPILIAELAEKENIPKKFLEAILVALRKGGILVSRIGKGGGYLLAVPPAEIMVSQVVRILEGEFAPLPCLSEAHGTRCEECDDQESCGIRLVMWDVKNAVTGVMDAISVADMVERSRAVRMTSRKIIDFSI, from the coding sequence ATGATTTCCAAGAAGACGAAATATGCTCTAAAGGCACTCGGCTACCTGGCCGAGCATTCGACCGGCGAGCCGATCCTCATCGCCGAGCTGGCCGAGAAAGAGAACATCCCCAAGAAATTTCTCGAGGCCATCCTGGTGGCGTTGCGAAAAGGGGGGATTCTCGTGAGCCGGATTGGAAAGGGGGGCGGTTACCTGCTGGCGGTGCCGCCCGCCGAGATCATGGTGAGCCAGGTCGTCCGGATCCTCGAGGGCGAGTTTGCCCCATTGCCCTGCCTGAGCGAGGCGCACGGCACGCGGTGCGAGGAATGCGACGACCAGGAGAGCTGCGGCATCCGACTGGTCATGTGGGACGTCAAGAATGCCGTCACCGGCGTCATGGACGCCATCTCGGTGGCCGACATGGTCGAGCGAAGCCGGGCGGTTCGGATGACGAGCCGGAAGATCATCGATTTTTCGATTTAA
- a CDS encoding O-acetylhomoserine aminocarboxypropyltransferase/cysteine synthase family protein: MSSESSQPRQPGLSTLSLHAGQIPDPTTGSRAVPIYQTSSYVFKSSEHAANLFGLKELGNIYTRLMNPTTDVFEKRVAAIEGGSGALAFSSGQAAAASALLNITQVGDEIVSANNLYGGTYSQLHYSFPKVGRKTIFVEATKPEEFRKAITPRTRVIYAETIGNPGLSVPDFEAIGKIANEAGIPFLVDNTAGIGLVKPLDYGADLLTLSATKFIGGHGTSLGGVIVDGGKFNWGNGKFPEFTEPDPSYHGLKYWDVFGNFPGFGNVAFVFKARLQWLRDFGACISPFNSFQLLQGLETLPLRMVKHSENTLAIARFLKNHPRVAWVNYPGLEDNVNHAVASKYLKNGHYGALLGFGIKGGLEAGRKFIDSVKLLSNLANIGDAKSLVIHPASTTHQQLTPEEQLATGVTPDFIRLSIGLEDVEDLIADFNQALQAATL; this comes from the coding sequence ATGTCCAGCGAATCGAGTCAGCCGCGCCAGCCGGGCCTTTCAACATTATCCCTTCATGCAGGGCAGATTCCCGATCCGACGACCGGGTCGCGCGCCGTGCCGATCTACCAGACCAGCTCGTACGTTTTCAAGAGCTCCGAGCACGCGGCCAACCTGTTCGGCCTGAAGGAGCTCGGCAACATCTACACGCGCCTGATGAACCCCACGACCGACGTGTTCGAGAAGCGGGTCGCTGCGATCGAGGGCGGTAGCGGGGCGTTGGCCTTCTCGAGCGGCCAGGCCGCGGCGGCCTCCGCGCTCCTCAACATCACCCAGGTCGGCGACGAGATCGTGTCGGCGAACAACCTTTATGGCGGCACCTATTCCCAGCTTCATTATTCCTTCCCGAAGGTCGGACGCAAGACGATCTTCGTGGAGGCGACCAAGCCCGAGGAGTTCCGCAAGGCGATCACGCCCCGCACGCGGGTGATCTATGCCGAGACGATCGGGAATCCCGGGCTCAGCGTCCCCGACTTCGAGGCGATCGGGAAGATCGCGAACGAGGCCGGCATTCCGTTTCTGGTCGACAACACCGCCGGCATCGGCCTGGTCAAGCCGCTCGATTACGGCGCCGACCTGCTGACGCTGTCGGCGACCAAGTTCATCGGCGGCCACGGCACCTCGCTCGGCGGCGTCATCGTCGATGGCGGGAAGTTCAACTGGGGCAACGGGAAGTTCCCCGAGTTCACCGAGCCCGACCCCAGCTACCACGGCCTGAAATACTGGGACGTCTTCGGCAACTTCCCGGGCTTCGGCAACGTCGCCTTCGTCTTCAAGGCGCGCCTCCAATGGCTTCGCGACTTCGGGGCGTGCATCTCGCCGTTCAACTCGTTCCAGCTGCTCCAGGGGCTCGAGACGCTTCCGTTGCGGATGGTCAAGCATTCCGAGAATACGCTCGCGATTGCGCGATTCCTCAAGAACCACCCCCGGGTCGCCTGGGTCAACTACCCGGGGCTCGAAGACAACGTCAACCATGCGGTGGCCAGCAAGTATCTGAAGAACGGGCATTACGGCGCGCTCCTGGGCTTCGGCATCAAGGGAGGGCTCGAGGCGGGCAGAAAGTTCATCGACTCGGTGAAGCTGCTGTCGAACCTCGCGAACATCGGCGACGCGAAATCGCTCGTCATCCACCCGGCCTCCACGACGCACCAGCAGTTGACGCCCGAAGAGCAGTTGGCCACCGGTGTGACGCCCGACTTCATCCGGCTCTCGATCGGGCTCGAGGACGTCGAAGACCTCATCGCCGATTTCAACCAGGCGCTGCAGGCGGCGACGCTGTAG